The following are from one region of the Microbacterium paraoxydans genome:
- a CDS encoding ABC transporter ATP-binding protein: MPDPLLTVRDFSVVYDVDPPVEAVKNVTLELQRGEILGLAGESGCGKTTLAYGVQRLLRAPAVITGGSVTFHDATGIDIDINALDVDAMQRFRWDKVSMVFQGAMNALNPVATIGSQLEDVFEIHRPDMNRRQRRAEAEELLEIVKVGRQRVRSFPHELSGGMRQRVMIAMALALRPQLMVMDEPTTALDVLVQREILKQISQLRHEFGFSVIFITHDLPLLLEISDRIAIMREGEIIELDTAERIWTQPEHEYTKTLLSSFPRLTGERGVLVR, from the coding sequence ATGCCAGATCCCCTGCTCACCGTGCGCGACTTCTCCGTCGTGTACGACGTCGATCCGCCCGTCGAGGCGGTGAAGAACGTGACCCTCGAACTGCAGCGCGGCGAGATCCTCGGCCTCGCCGGGGAGAGCGGGTGCGGCAAGACCACGCTGGCCTACGGCGTGCAGCGCCTGCTGCGCGCTCCGGCCGTCATCACCGGCGGCAGCGTGACGTTCCACGACGCGACCGGCATCGACATCGACATCAACGCTCTGGACGTCGACGCGATGCAGCGATTCCGCTGGGACAAGGTGTCGATGGTGTTCCAGGGCGCGATGAACGCCCTCAACCCCGTGGCGACGATCGGCTCGCAGCTGGAGGACGTGTTCGAGATCCACCGCCCCGACATGAACCGCAGGCAGCGGCGTGCCGAGGCCGAGGAACTGCTCGAGATCGTCAAGGTCGGCCGTCAGCGGGTGCGCTCCTTCCCGCACGAGCTCTCCGGCGGCATGCGTCAGCGCGTCATGATCGCCATGGCCCTGGCGCTGCGTCCGCAGCTGATGGTCATGGACGAGCCGACGACCGCGCTCGACGTACTGGTGCAGCGGGAGATCCTCAAGCAGATCTCCCAGCTGCGCCACGAGTTCGGCTTCTCGGTGATCTTCATCACCCACGACCTGCCGCTCCTGCTGGAGATCAGCGACCGGATCGCGATCATGCGCGAAGGAGAGATCATCGAGCTCGATACGGCAGAGCGCATCTGGACGCAGCCGGAGCACGAGTACACGAAGACCCTGCTGTCGTCGTTCCCCCGGCTCACCGGGGAGAGAGGGGTGCTGGTGCGATGA
- a CDS encoding ABC transporter ATP-binding protein, which yields MTTLEFRHVTKAYNVRGAGQIKALDDVSFTLTSGQTIGLVGQSGSGKSTIAKILTQLETPTSGEVLLDGKPIPRRGRGLRTYRQQLRMVFQDPFASLNPYHSIRYHLERPIRLDDVVPKKETENEVRRLLDRVRLDADAVIDRRPHELSGGQRQRVAIARALASRPSLLVADEPVSMLDVSIRLGVLNLLADLQREEGLGVLYITHDLATARHFSDEIMVLNQGCVVEYGTADDVILNPQDPYTRELRAASPDPEKHFAAAASNGGAL from the coding sequence ATGACCACCCTCGAGTTCCGCCACGTCACGAAGGCGTACAACGTCCGCGGCGCCGGGCAGATCAAAGCCCTCGACGATGTGAGCTTCACCCTGACGTCCGGCCAGACGATCGGCCTGGTCGGCCAGTCCGGCAGCGGCAAGTCCACGATCGCGAAGATCCTCACCCAGCTCGAGACCCCGACCAGCGGCGAGGTGCTGCTCGACGGCAAGCCCATCCCGCGCCGCGGCAGGGGCCTGCGGACCTACCGCCAGCAGCTGCGGATGGTGTTCCAGGACCCGTTCGCCTCGCTCAACCCGTACCACTCGATCCGCTACCACCTGGAGCGTCCCATCCGCCTCGACGACGTGGTGCCGAAGAAGGAGACCGAGAACGAGGTGCGTCGGCTCCTCGACCGGGTGCGCCTCGATGCGGACGCGGTGATCGACCGCCGCCCCCACGAGCTGTCGGGCGGACAACGGCAGCGTGTAGCCATCGCCCGCGCCCTGGCCTCGCGTCCCTCGCTCCTTGTCGCCGACGAGCCGGTGTCGATGCTCGACGTCTCCATCCGGCTCGGCGTGCTGAACCTGCTCGCCGACCTGCAGCGTGAAGAGGGACTCGGAGTGCTCTACATCACGCACGATTTGGCGACCGCCCGACACTTCAGCGACGAGATCATGGTCCTCAACCAGGGGTGCGTGGTCGAGTACGGCACCGCCGACGATGTGATCCTCAACCCGCAGGATCCGTACACCCGCGAGCTGCGCGCGGCCTCTCCCGATCCGGAGAAGCACTTCGCTGCGGCGGCATCGAACGGAGGCGCGCTGTGA
- a CDS encoding ABC transporter permease has protein sequence MSTAFPQLDDDDLVARDALEVGTTATTAERTRRPVPWRFFAGRAAFYLFTLWAAITINFFLPRLMKGDAVSSYLARNRTVSPEAAEALRVLLGIDTDKSIWQQYLEYWGMLLRGDLGISTLHGLRPVAEVLAAALPWTLGLVGIATIISFAIGTLLGAVVGWKRGSKLDAIIPVTTFFNTIPYFWLGLIAIAIFSSTLKWFPSSHAYDKGQSPEWSLDFIGQVIMHGTLPALTIVVASLGGWVLGMRNMMLTVLDDDYITVAQAKGMPNKRVLWGYAARNAVLPQIQSFALSIGFIVGGTIVMEMVFSYPGVGKLLLDATNAKDFALMQGVFLVITLSVLVANILADVVYAYLDPRTRQMES, from the coding sequence GTGAGCACCGCATTCCCCCAACTCGACGACGACGACCTCGTCGCCCGCGATGCCCTCGAGGTCGGCACCACGGCGACCACGGCGGAGCGCACCAGGCGGCCGGTGCCGTGGCGCTTCTTCGCCGGTCGCGCGGCGTTCTACCTGTTCACACTGTGGGCGGCGATCACGATCAACTTCTTCCTGCCCCGCCTCATGAAGGGCGACGCGGTCAGCTCGTACCTCGCGCGCAACCGCACCGTGAGCCCCGAGGCGGCAGAGGCCCTGCGAGTGCTGCTCGGTATCGACACCGACAAGTCCATCTGGCAGCAGTACCTCGAATACTGGGGGATGCTGCTGCGCGGCGACCTCGGCATCTCGACCCTGCACGGTCTGCGGCCGGTCGCCGAGGTGCTCGCCGCCGCCCTGCCCTGGACGCTCGGGCTGGTCGGCATCGCGACCATCATCTCCTTCGCGATCGGCACGCTGCTCGGAGCCGTCGTGGGGTGGAAGCGCGGCAGCAAGCTCGACGCGATCATCCCGGTGACGACCTTCTTCAACACGATCCCGTACTTCTGGCTCGGGCTCATCGCGATCGCGATCTTCTCCTCGACCCTGAAGTGGTTCCCGTCCTCGCATGCCTACGACAAGGGGCAGTCGCCGGAATGGAGTCTCGACTTCATCGGTCAGGTCATCATGCACGGCACGCTCCCGGCACTGACCATCGTGGTCGCCTCGCTCGGCGGGTGGGTGCTCGGCATGCGCAACATGATGCTGACGGTGCTCGACGACGACTACATCACGGTCGCGCAGGCGAAGGGCATGCCCAACAAGCGGGTGCTCTGGGGCTATGCCGCCCGCAACGCGGTGCTGCCGCAGATCCAGAGCTTCGCGCTGTCGATCGGCTTCATCGTCGGCGGCACGATCGTGATGGAGATGGTCTTCAGCTATCCGGGTGTCGGCAAGCTGCTGCTCGACGCGACCAACGCCAAGGACTTCGCCCTCATGCAGGGCGTGTTCCTCGTGATCACGCTGTCGGTGCTCGTGGCCAACATCCTCGCCGATGTCGTCTACGCCTACCTCGACCCGCGCACGCGCCAGATGGAGTCCTGA
- a CDS encoding ABC transporter permease, which produces MTVPTTAANTAPDGSAVVSGMPETATLRTPPAGAPPRTTFWSQLAQAFAMFRNPKSIAGLLILGAFVLIAIFAPWIAPYGPTQKDRTALRQPPSWEHWLGTTHMGEDVLSQIIYGTRGVIVVGFLAAFIATIIAITIGVIAGYVRGWKSESLSALTNVFLVIPGIPLIIIIASQFENPPLIVIAAVLGITGWAWGARVLRAQTMSLRNRDFIQAARANGEPLRRIITVEMLPNLMALIASSFVGTVTAAILGLTTLAFIGVIPVSNLNWGTILFWAQQNGAFPRLWWWYVPAGLCIAIIGVALSLINFGIDEYVNPRLRSAGERARAMKKKGLNVNDAVTVVRSVPLPEKSPDPVSSATSPAASGATDSSNTATPHTNQNTK; this is translated from the coding sequence ATGACCGTTCCCACCACCGCAGCGAACACGGCGCCGGACGGATCGGCCGTCGTCTCCGGCATGCCCGAGACCGCCACGCTGCGCACCCCGCCGGCGGGAGCGCCGCCGCGCACGACCTTCTGGTCGCAGCTCGCGCAGGCGTTCGCGATGTTCCGCAACCCCAAGTCGATCGCCGGGCTCCTCATCCTCGGTGCGTTCGTGCTCATCGCGATCTTCGCCCCGTGGATCGCCCCGTACGGGCCGACCCAGAAGGACCGCACGGCGCTGCGTCAGCCGCCCTCCTGGGAGCACTGGCTGGGCACGACGCACATGGGCGAAGACGTGCTGAGCCAGATCATCTACGGCACCCGCGGCGTGATCGTCGTCGGCTTCCTCGCGGCGTTCATCGCCACGATCATCGCGATCACGATCGGTGTGATCGCCGGCTACGTGCGCGGCTGGAAGAGCGAGTCGCTGTCGGCGCTGACCAACGTGTTCCTGGTGATCCCCGGCATCCCGCTGATCATCATCATCGCCTCGCAGTTCGAGAACCCACCGCTGATCGTGATCGCCGCGGTGCTCGGGATCACCGGGTGGGCGTGGGGCGCCCGCGTGCTGCGCGCGCAGACCATGTCGCTGCGCAACCGCGACTTCATCCAGGCCGCGCGCGCGAACGGCGAGCCGCTGCGCCGCATCATCACGGTCGAGATGCTCCCGAACCTCATGGCGCTCATCGCGTCGAGCTTCGTCGGCACCGTGACCGCGGCCATCCTCGGCCTCACGACCCTTGCCTTCATCGGGGTGATCCCGGTCAGCAACCTCAACTGGGGGACGATCCTGTTCTGGGCGCAGCAGAACGGCGCCTTCCCGCGGCTGTGGTGGTGGTACGTGCCGGCAGGGCTGTGCATCGCGATCATCGGCGTCGCGCTATCGCTCATCAACTTCGGCATCGACGAGTACGTCAACCCGCGACTGCGCTCGGCCGGTGAGCGGGCCAGGGCGATGAAGAAGAAGGGGCTGAACGTGAACGACGCCGTCACGGTCGTCCGCAGCGTGCCCCTGCCGGAGAAGAGCCCCGATCCCGTATCGTCGGCGACTTCGCCTGCCGCTTCCGGCGCCACCGACTCCTCGAACACCGCGACACCGCACACGAACCAGAACACGAAGTGA
- a CDS encoding exo-beta-d-1,3/1,6-glucosidase: protein MTSQTLTTQLPYQDPALSIRERVADLLSRMTVEEKVGQMLQLDARDDIDDHVLRRHAGSILHASDERLRRAAALVAQTRLGIPLLVGEDCIHGHSFWPGGTIYPTQLGMAASWDPALVERVARATAEEVAVTGIHWTFSPVLCIARDLRWGRVGETFGEDPFLIGELASAMVRGYQGDGLDDPTAILATAKHFAGYSETQGGRDASEADISPRKLRSWFLPPFERVAREGCRTFMLGYQTTDGVPITLNEWLLSDVLRGEWGYTGTLITDWDNVGRMVWEQRVQPDLTHAAAAAVRAGNDMVMTTPGFFEGALDAVARGLLPEDAFDDAVSRILTLKFELGLFEDPRLPRDDVSAVVGSAAHADLNLEIARRSLVLLENDGVLPLDAAAPLRVAVTGPLADDAQTQLGDWAGGSGQAGWLDGQPREMITTVLDGLRAVDAWTATHARGADILTLADDPRGTHFPDNQPRPPVVQPCPPDPALIAEAVAAAEAADVVVAVVGDRIELVGEGRSTATLELIGGQNALLDALIETGKPVVVVLLASKPLALPPSVQRAAAVVWAANPGMQGGRALADIVTGAVEPSGRLPISFARHVGQQPTYYNQIRGQHGDRYADLTQAPAWAFGEGRSYTTVAYAELELEQTELRLGDTVVGHVTVTNTGDRPVRETVQAYVRDEVTSVSWTDRELKAFRQVDLAPGESARVRIEVPVADCTIVTAAGVRTVEPGAFTLLVGPSSREQHLLPASFEISPS from the coding sequence ATGACCTCTCAGACTCTGACCACGCAGCTCCCGTACCAGGACCCCGCTCTCTCGATCCGCGAACGCGTGGCCGACCTCCTCAGCCGGATGACGGTGGAGGAGAAGGTCGGGCAGATGCTCCAGCTCGACGCCCGCGACGACATCGACGACCACGTCCTCCGGCGGCACGCGGGATCGATCCTGCACGCCTCGGACGAGCGTCTGCGGCGGGCCGCCGCCCTGGTCGCGCAGACCCGGCTCGGCATCCCGCTGCTCGTGGGCGAGGACTGCATCCACGGCCACTCGTTCTGGCCCGGAGGCACGATCTACCCCACGCAGCTCGGCATGGCGGCGTCCTGGGACCCGGCGCTCGTCGAGCGCGTGGCGCGGGCGACGGCCGAGGAGGTCGCCGTGACCGGCATCCACTGGACGTTCTCGCCGGTGCTGTGCATCGCCCGCGACCTGCGCTGGGGGCGGGTCGGGGAGACGTTCGGCGAGGACCCGTTCCTCATCGGGGAGCTGGCTTCGGCCATGGTGCGCGGCTACCAGGGCGACGGCCTCGACGACCCGACCGCGATCCTCGCGACGGCCAAGCACTTCGCCGGCTACTCGGAGACGCAGGGCGGCCGCGACGCGAGCGAGGCGGACATCTCCCCGCGCAAGCTGCGCTCCTGGTTCCTGCCGCCGTTCGAGCGGGTCGCCCGCGAGGGCTGCCGGACGTTCATGCTCGGCTACCAGACGACCGACGGGGTGCCGATCACGCTGAACGAGTGGCTGCTCAGCGACGTGCTCCGCGGCGAGTGGGGCTACACCGGCACCCTCATCACCGACTGGGACAACGTGGGTCGGATGGTGTGGGAGCAGCGGGTGCAGCCCGACCTCACCCATGCCGCGGCCGCGGCCGTGCGCGCCGGGAACGACATGGTGATGACCACGCCAGGATTCTTCGAGGGGGCGCTGGACGCGGTCGCCCGGGGGCTGCTGCCGGAGGACGCCTTCGACGACGCGGTCTCCCGCATCCTCACGCTGAAGTTCGAGCTCGGACTCTTCGAAGACCCGCGGCTGCCCCGCGACGACGTGTCCGCCGTGGTCGGCAGCGCCGCGCACGCGGACCTCAACCTCGAGATCGCGCGCCGTTCCCTCGTGCTGCTCGAGAACGACGGCGTGCTGCCGCTGGATGCCGCGGCACCCCTGCGGGTGGCGGTGACCGGGCCGCTCGCGGACGACGCGCAGACGCAGCTCGGCGACTGGGCCGGCGGTTCGGGCCAGGCGGGCTGGCTCGACGGACAGCCCCGCGAGATGATCACGACCGTGCTCGACGGCCTCCGTGCGGTGGACGCGTGGACGGCCACGCATGCACGCGGCGCCGACATCCTCACGCTCGCCGACGACCCCCGCGGCACGCATTTCCCGGACAACCAGCCGCGTCCTCCCGTGGTGCAGCCGTGCCCGCCGGATCCTGCGCTCATCGCGGAGGCGGTGGCCGCCGCCGAGGCCGCCGACGTCGTGGTCGCGGTGGTCGGCGATCGCATCGAGCTCGTGGGCGAGGGGCGGTCCACGGCCACGCTGGAGCTCATCGGCGGCCAGAACGCCCTGCTCGACGCTCTCATCGAGACCGGGAAGCCCGTCGTCGTGGTGCTGCTGGCGTCCAAGCCCCTCGCGCTCCCGCCCTCGGTGCAGCGGGCGGCGGCGGTGGTCTGGGCCGCCAACCCGGGCATGCAGGGCGGGCGGGCGCTCGCCGACATCGTCACGGGTGCCGTGGAGCCCTCGGGACGGCTGCCGATCTCGTTCGCGCGGCACGTCGGGCAGCAGCCGACCTATTACAACCAGATCCGCGGTCAGCACGGCGACCGCTACGCCGACCTCACCCAGGCGCCCGCGTGGGCCTTCGGCGAGGGCCGGTCGTACACGACCGTGGCGTACGCGGAGCTGGAGCTGGAGCAGACGGAGCTGCGCCTCGGCGACACCGTGGTGGGGCACGTGACCGTGACGAACACGGGGGACCGGCCCGTCCGCGAGACCGTGCAGGCGTACGTGCGGGACGAGGTGACGAGCGTGAGCTGGACCGACCGCGAGCTCAAGGCCTTCCGGCAGGTCGACCTCGCGCCGGGGGAGAGCGCGCGCGTGCGGATCGAGGTCCCCGTCGCGGACTGCACGATCGTGACCGCCGCCGGTGTCCGGACCGTGGAGCCGGGCGCCTTCACCCTCCTCGTCGGCCCCAGCTCCCGCGAGCAGCACCTCCTCCCCGCCTCCTTCGAGATCTCCCCTTCCTGA
- the fdxA gene encoding ferredoxin translates to MTYVIALPCVDLKDKACIDECPVDCIYEGERSLYIHPDECVDCGACEPVCPVEAIYYEDDLPDEWQDYYKANVEFFDEIGSPGGAARTGLIRHDHPLIAALPPQEVHE, encoded by the coding sequence ATGACGTACGTGATCGCACTGCCATGCGTCGACCTCAAGGACAAGGCCTGCATCGACGAATGCCCGGTCGACTGCATCTATGAAGGGGAGCGGTCGCTCTACATCCACCCGGATGAGTGCGTGGACTGCGGAGCGTGCGAGCCGGTGTGCCCCGTCGAGGCGATCTACTACGAGGACGACCTCCCAGACGAGTGGCAGGACTACTACAAGGCCAACGTCGAGTTCTTCGACGAGATCGGCTCGCCCGGCGGCGCCGCCCGCACCGGACTCATCCGGCACGACCACCCCCTCATCGCCGCGCTCCCGCCGCAGGAGGTGCACGAGTGA
- a CDS encoding FAD-dependent oxidoreductase, with protein sequence MTPRIAIVGAGPAGIYAADLLRAQVPEAAIDLYEKLPAPYGLVRYGVAPDHPRIRKIIDALHDVLLQPGIRLRGNVEVGVDVTVDELRRAYDGVVIATGADRDVTFDVPGAELPGSFGAADFVAWYDAHPDVARGWGLEAESVAVIGAGNVALDVTRILAKHAAALESTDTPDHILDALAASRVRDVHLFARRGPADVRFSALELRELGEQHGVEVIVDPADLELDDHAARMLEQFSQRRIIVRTLTEWAQRPSTEASRRIHLHFRHRPVRVLGTDRVEGIEFERTASDPLGRMIGTGELVRYEVGAVYRAIGYLSSPVPGVPFDAARGIVPNAEGRVLDADGTPVPGLYATGWIKRGPIGLIGSTKSDAAQTVQHLVEDLAATPSARIDRDPPLDLPGVVDWEGWLRIEEAERRAGAVRGRERTKLVDRAAMRAHATPTPIPLEESTR encoded by the coding sequence GTGACCCCGCGCATCGCGATCGTCGGCGCGGGACCCGCAGGCATCTACGCCGCCGACCTCCTCCGGGCGCAGGTGCCGGAGGCGGCCATCGACCTGTACGAGAAGCTCCCCGCTCCGTACGGGCTCGTCCGCTACGGCGTCGCCCCCGACCACCCGCGCATCCGCAAGATCATCGATGCGCTGCACGACGTGCTCCTCCAGCCCGGCATCCGGCTGCGCGGCAACGTCGAGGTCGGCGTCGATGTGACGGTCGACGAGCTCCGCCGGGCGTACGACGGCGTCGTGATCGCGACCGGAGCCGACCGCGACGTGACGTTCGACGTGCCGGGAGCGGAGCTTCCCGGATCGTTCGGCGCCGCGGATTTCGTGGCCTGGTACGACGCGCACCCCGACGTCGCGCGGGGCTGGGGCCTGGAGGCGGAGTCCGTGGCCGTGATCGGCGCGGGCAACGTCGCCCTCGACGTCACGCGCATCCTCGCGAAGCACGCCGCGGCGCTGGAATCGACCGACACCCCCGATCACATCCTCGACGCGCTCGCCGCGAGCCGGGTCCGCGACGTGCACCTCTTCGCCCGTCGCGGTCCGGCCGATGTGCGCTTCTCCGCTCTGGAGCTGCGCGAGCTCGGGGAGCAGCACGGCGTGGAGGTGATCGTCGATCCCGCCGACCTCGAGCTCGACGACCACGCCGCCCGCATGCTGGAGCAGTTCTCGCAGCGCCGCATCATCGTGCGCACCCTCACGGAATGGGCGCAGCGTCCGTCCACCGAAGCCTCCCGGCGCATCCACCTGCACTTCCGGCATCGACCCGTCCGCGTCCTCGGCACGGACCGTGTGGAGGGCATCGAGTTCGAGCGCACGGCCTCCGATCCGCTCGGCCGCATGATCGGCACCGGCGAGCTCGTGCGGTACGAGGTCGGCGCCGTCTACCGGGCGATCGGCTACCTCTCCTCGCCCGTGCCCGGCGTGCCGTTCGACGCGGCGCGGGGCATCGTTCCGAACGCGGAGGGACGGGTGCTCGATGCCGACGGCACGCCCGTCCCCGGCCTCTATGCGACCGGCTGGATCAAGCGCGGGCCGATCGGGCTCATCGGCTCGACCAAGTCCGACGCCGCGCAGACCGTGCAGCATCTCGTGGAGGACCTCGCCGCGACGCCGTCCGCCCGCATCGACCGCGACCCGCCCCTGGACCTCCCCGGCGTGGTGGACTGGGAGGGTTGGCTGCGCATCGAGGAGGCCGAGCGCCGCGCCGGAGCCGTCCGCGGTCGGGAGCGCACGAAGCTCGTCGACCGCGCGGCCATGCGCGCCCACGCGACCCCCACCCCCATCCCTCTCGAGGAGAGCACCCGATGA
- a CDS encoding flavin reductase family protein yields MTPDPHTTPHPAAPVPTPVGEGLKAAFRTHPAGVAIITAQGPDGPVGLTASSVSSVAVDPAAIVFSVTRATGSAGAILGAETFVVHLIDDEHSALAQSFAVSGSERFTPEQGWTTLPTGEPHLAEARVALRCRAIQTVPVGSSTVVIAEVLEVLTGRPARPLVYIDRRFHALSHDTAL; encoded by the coding sequence ATGACCCCCGACCCGCACACCACCCCGCACCCCGCCGCTCCGGTGCCCACGCCGGTCGGGGAGGGACTCAAGGCGGCGTTCCGCACCCATCCCGCCGGTGTCGCCATCATCACGGCGCAGGGTCCGGACGGCCCCGTCGGCCTCACGGCGTCGAGCGTGTCGTCGGTCGCGGTCGACCCGGCGGCGATCGTGTTCTCGGTGACCAGGGCGACCGGAAGCGCCGGGGCCATCCTCGGCGCCGAGACCTTCGTCGTGCACCTCATCGACGACGAGCACTCCGCGCTCGCCCAGAGCTTCGCGGTGAGCGGTTCCGAGCGCTTCACGCCCGAGCAGGGCTGGACGACGCTGCCGACCGGCGAGCCGCACCTGGCCGAGGCCCGTGTGGCCCTGCGCTGCCGGGCGATCCAGACCGTGCCCGTCGGCTCGTCGACCGTGGTGATCGCCGAGGTGCTCGAGGTGCTCACCGGCCGCCCCGCCCGCCCGCTCGTCTACATCGACCGCCGATTCCACGCCCTGTCCCACGACACCGCCCTCTGA
- a CDS encoding superoxide dismutase, with translation MSTPYTLPELPYDYSALEPHISGKIMELHHSKHHQAYVTGANTALEQLAAARDSGDLGAVNKLEKDLAFNLGGHINHSVFWQNLSPEGGGAPEGELSAALADSFGSIDGFRAHFTATALGVQGSGWAVLAWDSVGARPVIFQLFDQQGNAPLGVVPLLQLDVWEHAYYLDYLNVRADYVKAFWNLVNWPDVQRRFETARTATAGLLVP, from the coding sequence ATGTCCACTCCGTACACGCTCCCCGAGCTGCCCTACGACTACTCGGCGCTGGAGCCGCACATCTCCGGCAAGATCATGGAGCTGCACCACTCCAAGCACCACCAGGCCTACGTGACCGGCGCGAACACGGCGCTGGAGCAGCTCGCGGCGGCCCGCGACAGCGGCGACCTCGGAGCCGTCAACAAGCTCGAGAAGGACCTCGCGTTCAACCTCGGCGGCCACATCAACCACTCCGTGTTCTGGCAGAACCTCTCGCCCGAGGGCGGCGGGGCTCCGGAGGGCGAGCTCTCGGCGGCCCTCGCGGACTCGTTCGGGTCGATCGACGGCTTCCGCGCGCACTTCACCGCGACGGCCCTCGGCGTGCAGGGCTCCGGCTGGGCCGTGCTCGCCTGGGACTCGGTGGGCGCACGCCCGGTGATCTTCCAGCTCTTCGACCAGCAGGGCAACGCGCCGCTCGGCGTCGTCCCGCTGCTGCAGCTCGACGTGTGGGAGCACGCCTACTACCTCGACTACCTCAACGTGCGGGCGGACTACGTCAAGGCGTTCTGGAACCTCGTGAACTGGCCCGACGTGCAGCGCCGCTTCGAGACGGCGCGCACCGCGACCGCGGGTCTCCTCGTCCCCTGA
- a CDS encoding metal-sensitive transcriptional regulator — protein MTTVDTDTQRKIANRLKRAQGQLGAVIAAVESGGDCRAVVTQLAAVTSALDKAGFQIIASAMKTCLEDPAQDDAVPLPDLEKLFLTLA, from the coding sequence ATGACCACCGTCGACACCGACACGCAGCGCAAGATCGCCAACCGCCTCAAGCGCGCACAGGGACAGCTCGGCGCCGTGATCGCCGCGGTCGAGAGCGGCGGCGACTGCCGGGCCGTCGTCACGCAGCTGGCCGCCGTGACCTCCGCGTTGGACAAGGCCGGGTTCCAGATCATCGCCTCCGCCATGAAGACCTGCCTGGAGGACCCCGCGCAGGACGACGCCGTCCCGCTCCCCGACCTGGAGAAGCTCTTCCTCACCCTCGCCTGA